The genomic stretch GTCTGCCTACTCCCTATCAATCTTTCTAACGGAAAAGTGAGTCTCCTACCGGGGCTTTTCGGATACATATTAGAATCCTTCCCTTTTACTTATCTTGGCCTTCCACTTGGTCTTAGCAGACCTCACATTCACGACATATTGGTCCACTATACTCTAGAATCAATCATCACTGCCTCCTTCCTTTCATCTCTCTTCCAACTTACCACATCATCTCTCTTCCAACTTTCCACCTCTGCACTCTTAAACTTGCGGATGGAGCCATCAAATCATGGATACAGGTAGAAGAACTGGCATGTGGGGTAAATTGAATAATTCAGCCATCCAAAATCCTTGGCGGCTTGGGATTTAGTTTGCAGGCCAAAGTCCAAAGGCAAGGCATCACTAATCCTATTGCCTACATTGAGGTCATTTCATCACGTTGTTGCATAAATTTTTCTACAAAGAGAATATCCCTTAGGTCCATCTAATTTGGAGGAGTTACAACAATTTTACTGCACAAGCTGCTAATATCTCTAGctctttttggtggagagatatTCTAAAACGGTGCTCAAAGTTCAAAAGAATTGCCTCATGCTCGATTGCTTCTGGTGACACCGCCCTTATTTTGAGTAAAAATGGACCATACGTTTACTCACGACAAAGTTCCCTAGGCTTTGCTCTTTCTTTTGACAAGTTAGCCTCAGTGAAGAATATCCTCGAGCTGGATGACCACATTGATGCTTTTGATCTCCCTTTGTCCACCCAAGTTTTTGAGAAATTTTAGGAATTGAATCTCCTTGTGATCCAAACCAAACCCACCGTGAATTCCTTAGAGAAGGAAACATGGTCCTACAGTTGGGGCACCCATTTCTCTACCAGCGAAATCTACAAGTTGAATTTTGAACACATTGGGCCCCCATTTTCTCTCATTGAATATGGAAATCAAAATGCACACCCAAGATCAAAATCCTTTTTTTGGCTTATCTCTAATAACCGCCTAAATGTGAAGGATATGTTACTAAGGAAAAAACTTAACTCATCAATGATGGCCTCTACTGCCTATGTTATGCCGGTTTAGTGGAAACCGTGGACCATATTTTCTCGACCTGCAATTTCAGTAGAAAATGATGGCAATCAATAAATATGACGATTAATGATAGTTTGGAACTCCCTCACTTGATTACCACTGCAAGATGTAACTTTGGAAGACCTTTCTTCTTCGAAGTGTTTCCACCACATGTTGGCAGATTTGGAAGCATAGCAACTCTCTCATTTTTTATAATGTATACACCTACTATTAGAGCTTGATCCTTTTCTTTTAAAAAGGAAACTCTTCCTTCTTTCTTAAAGAATGGAGGACAACCTGAAATATCCTCTCATTGTCTGGCTAGATGCTCTGTAGTTTTTTTTTGGGGATAAGCCCTTTTTGTACATTCTTTCTTCCTTCTTGTACATATTTTCACTACTAATAAATTTACTGTCGGAGCCTCCCCTATTGTTTCTACTAAAAAAAGAACCATCACACATTACCCAGGCATAAGATGACATTACTTTTTTACCTTTTGAGTAGCTCTCTTTTATTGAATCCATTGTGAATCAATAACCATAAAAAATACAAATGGATTTGTTAGAATGGAGAGTTCAAATAGTTTGCCAAAGATCTTAATTACAACCTACTAGAAGAATACCCTGCGCCTTGTGCTATCTTTGTACAAACAAAAAAACTAATATTGAGTGAAACAGTGTAAATATATATTTGCAATGACAAATGATATTGCAAATAAAATATGTAAAGACATCGATATTGTAAAATTTGGTCACATGAATTTATTCCATCGAGCATGTACACAGAGTGAAAGCGATAGACATGGCAATAGTCGGGCAGCTACAGCTTCTAATCATAATCTAATGGTTACAATTGTCTGATGATGTGAGCGGGATGTTGAGAGTGTGATTAATAATTCTCAGTGAGAGTTTTGCTTTATGAATTTGGATTCACCTTTCTTTAGAAGGGCGAATTTTGCCCATTCAGCTTCGGCCGAGCAATAAAGAACCAAAAACGAAACCCTAAATTAACCCTGATCTGAACCGTGGTCGTCCACGCATGCTTAATTACAAAGGTGTTACGGCAAGGATCAAAGGTGACTTGAGCGCAAGCGCGAAGCCGCTGGACTCAACGACCTCAAACGACTCCAGGTCCTGGCCCTTGAGCAGCTCCCAATCGAAATGGTACATCTTGTTGGCCAGGGTGAGCTCCGCGAGGCGTGTCCTGAATGCGATACCGCCATACCGGGGCATCCCCTCCTCCCCACACCGAACGGTATGTACCGTGCGTCCTTGCCGCTGAAGTCGATGGCCCTATCCATGAACCTCTGCGGCCGGAACTCCTCGGCGTTCTCCCACCACTGGTTCGCCCACGCGTTGATCGTCACCCGGGTCTTGGCTAGGATGTGGTAGCCGGGGCGGCGGGTGTAGCCGAAGAGCTTCCTGCATGGACGCGTGAAGGAGGCTCATCTTCTCCAGCTCCTCCTCGAGGACAACTCCTGCTCCTGCGCCAGCTACCTGCCTCACCTCTGCTTGAACCTTCTCCATTTCTCTTGGATTCTTAACGAGCTCAGCCATCGTCCACTCTATCGCCTTGTAGATCGTGTCCGTGCCTCCTATGAACATGTCCTGCAATTGATACGAAAATGGATCGATCGTGTCAACACGTACGCCCGTGGTTACTTTAAAGAGATCGACTAGTTCTTGATCGAATTACCAATATGAGCGCCTTGACATAATGACATCAATCCTGTCCAGCGTGAACCCCTGATCACCATCCTTAAAGATTGAGAGCAGACTGTCGAAGATTGAGAGCAGACTGTCGAGGAGGTCGCCAGCCTCCCTGTTGTCTTCGTTTCCTCGGCTCGCCTCGTGCTCCGCCAGCGTCCTCTCGACCATACCGTTGAGCTCAGTCGCGGTCTTCTTCACCCTCGCGTCGAGACCCGTCGCCCAGTCCACCCACCGAAGCAGCTCCGTGAGCTCCTTCATCATGCCGCGGACCTTGGCTGGCTCCAGCCCGCCGAGGCTGTGTTGACTATAAATACACTGTCTAGTCTTTTtttatcagttcggacttttggtttaattagctagtgcagcaatctttcatgATATTAGAGCCAAGAGGTTTCAAGTTCAAGACGCTGCTCACGCAgttttaaaaacaaaagaaaaaagattctgcggcccgcaccgaacccacgctaagaactaaaatagcctagacgtgagggggagtgttgaatataaatacactatcTAATCTCTTTTCATCGGTTCGAACTTTtagttcaattggctagtgcagcaatctttgAGCTTGTTCCCGAACGCCGCTCTCGAGACAACGGTGGTGTTGGTCAGGCTGATGATGAGCTCGCTCACATTGACCGCGGATCCCTCCTCCCTAGCGCTGGCAGCGCGGATCCGTTCCAGCGCTCGCCGTAGGTCGCGAAGGCCATGTCCCGGCAGCCGTAGAGCGTGCCGCGGGCCGTGTGCGGCTGTGGTCGTTTGCAGAAGATGTGGTCCTGGGTCCTGAGCACGGCGTCGGCCAGGGAGGGCGAGGAGACCACAAGCGTGGGGACGgagccgaggcggaggaggaagattggGCCGTGGCGCCGGGCCAGAGCCTGCAGCTTCCGTTGGTGGTGGCCTCGGCCGAGCTGGTGCATGTTGCCGATGATGGGTAGCGCCCAGCGAGTAGGTGGCGCTCCTCCACGTACGGCGCCATCCTTGCCGATGCTCCTAAGAGCGTGCTCTTAGGTTGGCCTGGGAAAAACAGGACCGGTGGCCATCTTTGGCCAGGATACAAGGAGTTGTATGGGTAGGCCCATTGCTGAGACATCAAGGTGACGAGGTCGGTTAGTGGGAGGTTTTCGTTGTTGGTCATCACTCATCATCAAGAATCAAGCAGTCACTCTGCTTAAGAGCAGAGTTTTGCAGTAGAGCTGCAAGGTAGGAAATGCATTGGGCCTCAAGCGGCACGAAAATAACAGCGTTGTCAACATATATGGTGCGGGACTTGACAAATCTTCCACGGATAGGTTGCAACAGACCAGACTAAGTAGACAGATCCAGGATCTGTGGGAGGGGGTCCATAATGAGATCAAACAGCAGGGGTACGAGTCACCTTGATGCAGACCACAACCATGAAAGATCTCTTTGGCAGGAATGGCATTGAGGAGCACATGCAAGGTTGAGTTCAAGAAAATGAGCGCAACCCAAGCGCACCACCATGGTGCGAAGCCGTGTCTCACCATGATGTTCAGAATGTAGCCCAATGAATAGAGTCGAAACCCTTGGGGATGTCAAGCTTTATGAGGAGCGGCGAAAGTTTGATTTCATTCAAATGGGGTAGTTGAAgtagtttttttttgaagtagGTAGTTGAAGTAGTTTGAGTTCAACGTGTGTGGAGTTTTCCGAGAACACCACGATATGGAGTTGCCCATAtggccaatctatctatctattatatactaaaagcacaatacgagggtctaaaatagagacactacgttaatccacatcatcaaaattattttaACCGTTAGATCTGTAATTTTAATGGTTAAGATTAAAAGATTTTACGTAACATGTACCAACATATATTTTGGACCTACACAGTATCTCATATTTGACACGTATGTTGTCTCTATCTAAAAGGAGTCCAGAAACATTACTCTACACCCACGTGATTAGTTCTATTAGATTGTAACtcaatttttttttcatgtagcacTTTCCTGTTTCAAAAATAACGTTGAGTTTAATTAGTTTCCAATTCATGCACTACTAGATGAATTTGAATattcttttttttagtttaacgTTAAGATAAATGTACAACATTCTTTTCAAGCCATCAATTTACAAAGAGGTACAACCGATTTTTCCCATAATTATACCTAAACCACATCATCGTAATTATTTTACGGTTAGATCTGCAATTTGTGGTTAGGATTTATCGAGCAATTACGTAattttattaaaccataatttgtGCACATGTATAGCCGTAAAAGCACAATACGAgggtctaaaatagagacactacgttaatccacatcatcaaaattattttaACCGTTAGATCTGTAATTTTAATGGTTAAGATTAAAAGATTTTACGTAACATGTACCAACATATATTTTGGACCTACACAGTATCTCATATTTGACACGTATGTTGTCTCTATCTAAAAGGAGTCCAGAAACATTACTCTACACCCACGTGATTAGTTCTATTAGATTGtaactcaattttttttttcatgtagcacTTTCCTGTTTCAAAGATAATGTTGAGTTTAATTAGTTTCCAATTCATGCACTACTAGATGAATTTGAATattcttttttttagtttaacgTTAAGATAAATGTACAACATTCTTTTCAAGCCATCAATTTACAAAGAGGTACAACCGATTTTTCCCATAATTATACCTAAACCACATCATCGTAATTATTTTACGGTTAGATCTGCAATTTGTGGTTAGGATTTATCGAGCAATTACATAattttattaaaccataatttgtGCACATGTATAGCCGGACATTAacgtgtcaaagaagaagaaaacatcAATGCAACCTGGTGCGGACAATATATCCACTCACAGTTAGCCAAATAAACCAATCCATTTATCCGGCCTCCTAGCATGAAACACTGTGGGTGTTCTTTATTAGCCAATATCACGGGTTAAGTTGATCGTAAGCCGGCACCATAGATTAAATACTTCATCAACATGTTGGCATGGTGATTTAATTGGAGTAGCACACTAGCTTGGTATTGAAACATCAGATCCGATCTATCTGGGCTGCCCAAGGGCACAATTAGCTACCGGTCCATGCATATATCCACCTGCTAGCCTGCTAGCTAGGTAGCCTTGCCCTTACGTGTCCAGCCAAACGCCATCTTGCATATAGATCGGCGGGTGGTGACCATGCTGTGCTCATCACCGCCAATGTCCGGCGGCATAGCATGTTCGGTCAACAGCCGTTTTGCATACAGATTGGCGTGCGGCCACCAGGCTGCCACCATTGACACTAATCTTTCCCCTCTCGCGTAAAATTATGTTTTTTTCATCAACGAGGAGAAAAATCTCTATACCAGGTTTCAATCCAATCATTTCTTAGAAAAAACATGAAGTGTTGTGCGGTGGATATCCTAAACAAGTATCACATTAATTCCTGATAATAGACACACCGTTCAAACCTTCCACAAAAGACAGATACACATGTTTAAGCGTGCATTCCTTGACAAAGTGTTCAACTATATTTTCATACGAGTATTGGAAAATCAAAGCTTGAAGTCAAATATGTGATTTATTAGTTCAAATTTTGTTGGTTGTTTGGTTAATATAAATTGACGAAAATATAAATTCACTCTCAATGTCTAATAGAAGTTGAAAGAAATCGCGGAGATCGAATCTTTTTAGATGAATCTATCTTCATTTTGACATAAGAATATTGTAAGTATGGTAGTAGTAAATTTGAATATTAAGCCCTTAGAAATTCAAATGTTAAAATAAATAAATCATTACCTACCGATTTCTATTTTCTTAGATTAAGCACCTATTATATATGATCACGTGCTAGCACAGTTAACTAAAATTGCACAAAAAACCTCCAACTAATTTTGACAAACTAAAGATAGTGCGCTTTGCGAGGGTCACCTTGCTAGTTGATCCAATGATGTATGTCGTATAGCCAATGATGTAGTATTCACTTTTTCCAGTATTCAATctgcatataatttttttatgaaCCTACTCATTTGTTCTATATATATGAAcataaattttcacaaaaaaagaAGTAATCATTTAAATATATAATATTATTACAGAGTTCAAAAAACTATAGCCTTTAAGTAGTCCAAGATACAGTCCAAAGGAAACAAAAAATAGGCATCACGCATGGCTCTACGAAGATCCTGGAACCTAGCTAGTTTTGATCTATAAACTCCCCTAAGGGCTTCTCAACCTGTTTCATCACTGCCTCCCACCCTGTATGTGTTGGGTGCATGTCATCCCAGTAGAAAAATTTGTTGGACTTGTCGCACACGCTGTAAAGAAGCTCCGACGACTCGCCTTGTTGTCCACAGTAACCCTTTGAATCGAAACTCTCACAGCACGGCGACAACTTCCGCTTGAATTGCTTGGATAGCTCTTGGCCTTTACCTATAGGTACATCAGATAAAATTGTTCACATCAATTTCAAGCACACAACCAAATACATAGATTAGAAATCTTATCCTTAATAGCATTGAGACTTgcagatgcatgcatggatgtacgTACCAGGCACATTATCCACGATGTTACTGAAGGCGGTGTAGAGGTCAACAACGTGGACATTCTTCTTTGCTgccatcacttgcttcaagttattGTTATGGACATATGCACCTAGGTTTCCGAAAACATCGCACGCGGTGTAGTTGTTGGTCCTTGTTTGCGATGGCGTGCAACCGACTGGGTGCAAGTTGTTGACAAGAACCTTTGTCACCCCGAGCTTCTGCACTTGGTCCACATTGTCGGCAATCTCCTTGGTCACCTTCGCAATATAAGCATTGATCTGAATACATACATGATAGTATCAAAATTAGTAAGCAAGAAGCAgagataaataaataaatgaattGTTCAAAGTTTGGTCTGCTGGTAGCTACTTACATCGTTTGGGGCACTCAGGCCAATCACGCCGGTGTTCCCGTAGTAGTCGTTGCCGGAGATGGCCACGAGGGCCACGGAGCGACTCAGTTGCTTCTCTGAGATGATCCCATCTTTAACCATCTTCTTGAAAGTGTCCACTTGCTTGGCGAGGGTGGGTACCTTGTGTGCCGACGTGGTATCCAGCACGCCAGCACCACCATGAGCGAAGGTCATGCCGGAAGGGTCGCAGGCCTTCTCCGCCGTGAGGGCGTGGGCTGGAGGTGCTTCCTCGAGCCCCAGGATCGTTGCTGAAAGTTACAAGAGATCACACGTGTGAGTATATATACTATAGCCAATTGGCAATCATAAATAATCATACTAGCTAGTTGAAACAATCATAAGGTGCATACCAATGAAATCGGACTGAATTTTATAGTTGGAGAAGCGTCCCGACGAAGTATTTGGTCGTGGGTTTCCATCGGCGTCAACATAGGAGGAGCCGTAGGGGTACGCCCACTGCCGCGACATCTGGGTGACGGGATCGGTTAGCGGGAGGTTCCCATTGTCGGCGAAGTCATCCCCGAAGACGAAAAGGCTGTAGCTTGACGACTTCTTCTGATGGCCGTCGGCAGGAGCAGGCCGTGCCTCAACGCCATTGGGGTTTAGAACAagggccaggaggaggatgaCGCCCAGGACGGCCGTATGAAGCTTCATTGCCTCTAGTGCTTATGTTGCGGACGCGGATCGTCGAGTCGGTTTCTGTGTGGTACTTTGCCGCGCGGCGAGGATCATCGAACTTTGTCTTCTGCGAGACTGCGATGCGCTCCTCTCTTGTATTTATGGAACCAGCAACGTAAAGCTCAAACACCAGGAAGGGGAAGTCGTAAACGGACTCGCGGTATCGGTCGGAATCGGGGACCATAGCtagatgtatgtacatgctacagCACGGTTGGACACGGAGTCGCATACAGATACGCGTCACGTACGTACAGCACAATCGGACACGGAGTTCACTAGCCAAGCCAAGGACCAGCTGCACGTCATGGCCGATGGCCCTCAGTGCATATGGTGAACCCCTTCGAGCTTTCTCCTTTGGACATTTTAAGAATCGAGGCGAAACCTtgggttatttatttatttcacgAAAATTTTATCGATATATAAATAATCATCATAGCAGTACAAAAAA from Lolium rigidum isolate FL_2022 chromosome 4, APGP_CSIRO_Lrig_0.1, whole genome shotgun sequence encodes the following:
- the LOC124708375 gene encoding GDSL esterase/lipase At5g03610-like; translated protein: MKLHTAVLGVILLLALVLNPNGVEARPAPADGHQKKSSSYSLFVFGDDFADNGNLPLTDPVTQMSRQWAYPYGSSYVDADGNPRPNTSSGRFSNYKIQSDFIATILGLEEAPPAHALTAEKACDPSGMTFAHGGAGVLDTTSAHKVPTLAKQVDTFKKMVKDGIISEKQLSRSVALVAISGNDYYGNTGVIGLSAPNDINAYIAKVTKEIADNVDQVQKLGVTKVLVNNLHPVGCTPSQTRTNNYTACDVFGNLGAYVHNNNLKQVMAAKKNVHVVDLYTAFSNIVDNVPGKGQELSKQFKRKLSPCCESFDSKGYCGQQGESSELLYSVCDKSNKFFYWDDMHPTHTGWEAVMKQVEKPLGEFIDQN